From Pelosinus fermentans DSM 17108, the proteins below share one genomic window:
- the hisG gene encoding ATP phosphoribosyltransferase has translation MTSSDMDYLTIALPKGKLFAPSAEMLAKVGCTAEDLSENSRKLVITNEKEKLHFIITKTADLPTYIEYGAADIGIIGKDVLLEEEKDLYELLDLRFGLCRMMVAVPEALKREKLSDYAHMRVATKYPRIAESFFHSMGIQMEFIKLNGSIELAPMVGLAEIIVDLVETGRTLKANNLLEVATIQPVTARFIANRVSFKLKFDRINRITEELRTLLEGVVIP, from the coding sequence ATGACATCAAGTGACATGGATTATCTTACGATCGCTTTGCCAAAGGGAAAACTATTTGCACCTTCGGCCGAAATGTTAGCAAAAGTAGGATGTACAGCAGAAGACCTGAGTGAAAACTCACGTAAATTAGTAATCACCAATGAAAAAGAAAAATTGCATTTTATTATCACGAAAACAGCAGATTTGCCAACGTATATTGAATATGGTGCAGCCGATATTGGAATTATCGGCAAGGATGTATTATTGGAAGAAGAGAAAGATCTTTATGAGTTATTAGATTTAAGATTTGGTTTGTGCCGAATGATGGTGGCGGTGCCAGAAGCTTTGAAACGAGAAAAATTAAGTGATTATGCGCATATGCGAGTAGCTACTAAATATCCTCGCATAGCAGAAAGCTTTTTTCATAGTATGGGCATTCAGATGGAATTTATTAAATTAAATGGTTCTATCGAATTGGCGCCTATGGTCGGTTTAGCAGAAATTATTGTAGATTTGGTAGAGACGGGACGTACACTAAAAGCGAATAATTTATTGGAGGTTGCGACCATCCAGCCTGTTACGGCTCGCTTTATTGCGAATCGGGTAAGTTTTAAACTGAAGTTTGATCGTATTAATAGAATTACTGAAGAATTAAGAACCCTGCTGGAAGGTGTGGTGATTCCATGA
- a CDS encoding D-2-hydroxyacid dehydrogenase: MPNLNILVINNLADRHMKIIQSSAPNSNIITCDYEKAAEHIRDIDILVPWGSMDVRPLYLAAPKLTWIHSLSAGVEGLIFPEIQNANTIITNSRGIHGIPVSEHVFAMMLVFTRGLDVFIRQQAKHQWKRTIVEEIHDKTIGIVGLGSIGREIAKKAKGLGMKVVASKQTMTKELFVDELYPPEKLHELLSLSDFVVTALPLLNETKHLFTINEFSVMKPSAYFINIARGGIIKQDDLITALEQGLIKGACLDVFDEEPLSDSSPLWDMQNVIITPHVAALSPSYLDRAVKLFADNLSRFQQNKEMLNIIDKIKGY; this comes from the coding sequence ATGCCCAACTTAAATATTCTTGTAATCAACAACTTAGCAGACCGTCATATGAAAATAATTCAAAGTAGTGCTCCTAACAGCAACATCATAACATGTGATTATGAAAAAGCTGCAGAGCACATTCGAGACATTGATATTTTAGTTCCTTGGGGGTCCATGGATGTCCGTCCCCTCTACCTTGCTGCCCCTAAATTAACATGGATACATAGCCTAAGCGCAGGAGTTGAAGGTTTGATCTTTCCTGAAATTCAAAATGCCAACACGATAATAACCAATTCAAGAGGTATTCATGGCATTCCGGTTTCAGAACATGTTTTTGCTATGATGCTCGTTTTTACGAGAGGATTGGATGTATTTATTCGGCAGCAAGCAAAGCACCAATGGAAGCGGACAATCGTTGAAGAAATTCATGACAAAACCATCGGTATCGTAGGTCTTGGCAGTATCGGACGAGAAATTGCTAAAAAGGCCAAAGGTCTGGGAATGAAAGTTGTCGCCAGCAAACAAACCATGACAAAAGAGTTATTCGTTGATGAGCTCTATCCTCCTGAAAAACTCCATGAACTGCTTTCACTTTCAGATTTTGTAGTCACAGCCCTGCCTTTATTAAATGAAACGAAACATTTATTTACGATAAACGAGTTTTCCGTTATGAAACCATCTGCTTATTTCATCAACATTGCCCGAGGCGGTATCATTAAACAAGATGATTTGATAACCGCTTTAGAGCAAGGCTTGATAAAAGGTGCATGTCTAGACGTTTTTGATGAAGAGCCTCTTTCTGATTCTTCCCCTCTATGGGATATGCAAAATGTAATCATTACCCCTCATGTAGCAGCCCTATCACCAAGCTACCTGGACAGGGCTGTGAAGCTTTTCGCCGATAACCTGTCCAGATTTCAGCAAAACAAAGAAATGTTAAATATCATTGACAAGATAAAAGGA